The following coding sequences are from one Phenylobacterium glaciei window:
- a CDS encoding DUF6671 family protein: MTADDRPYKDTIAVLATMHDKERVVAPVLKEGLGLRVALALGLNTDRFGTFSRDVERTGSQLDAARAKIAAGFEYAPYARVGIASEGSFGPHPYIPFLALGRELVLLIDRERGLELTGHFASPETNYGQAVVSDMETAVAFAERSKFPEHGLIVMGCVDEKPAPDLALFKDVVDHVALEQAVGQVVAKCGAAFVEADMRAHRNPTRMRAIERAASDLVRRFRSECPTCKHPGFDVTERIAGLPCEWCGEPTHVIRAEILTCQACDCRQERQATSAKTADPGRCESCNP; this comes from the coding sequence ATGACAGCTGACGATCGTCCCTACAAAGACACCATCGCCGTGCTCGCGACGATGCACGACAAGGAGCGCGTGGTCGCGCCGGTCCTCAAGGAAGGGCTGGGGTTGCGGGTCGCTCTGGCGCTCGGCCTGAATACAGACCGGTTCGGCACATTCAGCCGTGATGTCGAGCGGACCGGCTCCCAACTTGATGCGGCCAGGGCCAAGATCGCCGCGGGGTTCGAGTACGCGCCCTATGCTCGCGTGGGTATCGCCAGCGAAGGCAGCTTTGGCCCGCACCCCTATATCCCCTTCCTTGCTTTGGGCCGCGAACTGGTCCTGCTGATCGATCGTGAGCGCGGCCTCGAACTGACGGGCCACTTTGCGAGCCCTGAGACCAACTATGGCCAGGCGGTCGTCTCGGACATGGAAACAGCGGTCGCTTTTGCTGAACGGTCTAAATTTCCCGAACATGGGTTGATAGTCATGGGCTGTGTCGACGAGAAGCCCGCGCCTGATCTCGCCCTGTTCAAGGACGTCGTTGACCACGTCGCTCTGGAACAAGCTGTTGGCCAGGTCGTCGCCAAATGTGGCGCAGCTTTCGTCGAAGCGGATATGCGCGCCCACCGCAATCCAACGCGGATGCGCGCGATCGAGCGCGCGGCCAGCGACCTGGTTCGCCGGTTTCGCAGTGAATGCCCTACCTGCAAACACCCCGGATTTGATGTCACCGAACGCATTGCGGGTCTGCCTTGCGAATGGTGCGGGGAGCCGACGCATGTGATCCGCGCGGAGATCTTGACCTGCCAGGCTTGCGACTGCCGACAGGAGCGCCAGGCGACGAGCGCCAAGACCGCGGACCCGGGGCGCTGCGAGAGCTGCAATCCCTGA